One stretch of Bradyrhizobium canariense DNA includes these proteins:
- a CDS encoding response regulator has translation MPRVLIADDEDSMRALVARAIAIDGHETVTAQDGAEALEILSREAGTFDLLLTDIQMPVMDGIALALTAARDFPDLTILLMTGFADQRERASGLNAIVHDVVTKPFSVADIRTAVADALSARKTG, from the coding sequence ATGCCACGTGTGCTGATCGCCGACGATGAAGACTCGATGCGGGCCCTGGTGGCGCGCGCCATTGCCATAGACGGCCATGAGACTGTCACCGCACAGGACGGCGCCGAAGCGCTGGAGATCCTGAGCCGCGAAGCAGGCACATTCGATCTGTTGCTTACCGATATCCAGATGCCTGTGATGGACGGCATTGCATTGGCGCTGACCGCCGCCCGTGACTTTCCGGATCTGACCATTTTGCTGATGACGGGCTTTGCCGATCAGCGCGAACGCGCATCCGGCCTCAACGCCATCGTGCATGACGTCGTCACCAAGCCGTTTTCGGTGGCCGATATTCGCACCGCGGTCGCCGACGCGCTCTCCGCGCGCAAGACTGGATAG
- a CDS encoding TIGR02302 family protein, producing MSGATPDSPQPARDPDAAARLQLTQALQRAKYAIAWERGWPHLARLLTVVGLFLVVSWAGLWLALPFIARAIGLGLFVLLALGALFPLIRFRWPSREEALSRLDRGTGVRHRPATTLTDTLVTQDPVARALWQAQRERTLASIKRIRAGLPSPRLAIHDPWALRALVMVLLVATYVAAGDERALRTAAAFDWNGVLSPANVRVDAWVTPPLYTGKPPIILSAANKDSGTGNAPSAGPLPVPSGSTLIVRSSGGALDVAVSGNLTEAVPTEQAPQGTNERHFTISGDGTAQVRAPSGQPQWKFSAVADRAPSISLTKDPERQARGSLQLSYKIEDDYGVTDAQAHFAARPGDGPKADTEPRPLFDAPQFALVLPNVRTRNGVGQTVKDLSENPYAGAEVTLNLTAKDEAGNEGRSEPFNMRLPERLFTKPLARALIEQRRILALDANQNDQVYAALDALMIEPDMFTPETGQYLGLYDVARQLEAAHTDDALREVVASLWALAVTIEDGNITDVDKALRAAQDALKQALERGASDEEIKKLTQDLRAALDNFMRQLAEQMRNNPQALARPLDPNTRVMRQQDLNNMIERMERLSRSGDKDAAKQLLEQLQEMLENLQMAQPGQSGDGDMEQALNELGDVIRKQQQLRDKTFKQGQDSRRDRLRGKQDDQNMGDLQQDQQGLRDRLKKLQQELAKRGMGQGQRGQKGEQGQQGEDGDQQQGDGADSLGDADNAMGDAGGKLGEGNADGAVDSQGKALDAMRKGAQSLADAMQPGDGDGQGDGPGNRTGRQQSSGNTTDPLGRPLRTHESDDLTVKIPGEIDVQRARRILEELRRRLADPARPQIELDYLERLLKDY from the coding sequence TTGAGCGGCGCCACCCCCGACTCACCACAGCCAGCACGCGACCCTGATGCCGCTGCACGGCTGCAGCTGACGCAGGCTCTGCAGCGGGCGAAATACGCTATCGCGTGGGAGCGAGGTTGGCCGCACCTGGCGCGGTTACTCACGGTCGTCGGACTGTTCCTGGTGGTGTCATGGGCGGGCCTGTGGCTGGCGCTGCCGTTTATCGCCCGCGCCATCGGGCTCGGCCTGTTCGTGCTGCTGGCGCTGGGAGCGCTGTTTCCGCTTATCCGGTTTCGCTGGCCAAGCCGTGAAGAAGCGCTCAGCCGGCTCGATCGCGGCACCGGTGTTCGCCATCGCCCCGCAACCACGCTGACTGATACGCTGGTCACGCAGGATCCGGTCGCGCGGGCGTTGTGGCAGGCACAGCGCGAACGCACGTTGGCGTCGATCAAGCGCATCCGTGCTGGCCTGCCGTCGCCGCGGCTTGCCATCCATGATCCGTGGGCGCTGCGCGCACTGGTCATGGTGTTGCTGGTGGCGACCTATGTCGCGGCGGGCGATGAGCGCGCGCTGCGCACCGCGGCGGCGTTCGACTGGAACGGGGTACTGTCGCCGGCCAATGTCAGGGTCGATGCCTGGGTGACGCCACCGCTCTATACCGGCAAGCCTCCGATTATCCTGTCGGCGGCGAACAAGGACTCCGGAACCGGCAATGCCCCCAGCGCCGGACCGTTGCCGGTTCCGTCAGGCAGCACGCTGATTGTTCGTTCAAGCGGAGGCGCCCTCGATGTGGCCGTTTCCGGCAATCTGACGGAAGCCGTGCCGACCGAACAGGCGCCCCAGGGCACCAACGAACGGCATTTCACGATCTCTGGCGACGGCACGGCGCAGGTTCGCGCGCCCTCCGGTCAGCCGCAATGGAAATTCAGCGCGGTTGCCGACCGCGCGCCCTCGATTTCACTGACCAAGGATCCGGAGCGGCAGGCCCGCGGCTCGCTGCAGCTTTCCTACAAGATCGAGGACGATTACGGCGTCACCGATGCGCAGGCGCATTTCGCCGCGCGTCCCGGTGACGGCCCGAAAGCCGACACGGAGCCGCGGCCCTTGTTCGATGCGCCGCAATTTGCGCTGGTGCTTCCCAATGTGCGGACCAGGAATGGCGTTGGACAGACCGTCAAGGATCTCAGCGAGAACCCCTACGCCGGCGCCGAGGTCACACTCAACCTGACGGCAAAAGACGAGGCCGGCAATGAGGGCCGCAGCGAACCGTTCAACATGCGGCTGCCGGAACGGCTGTTCACCAAGCCGTTGGCGCGGGCGCTGATCGAGCAACGCCGGATTTTGGCGCTCGACGCCAATCAGAACGATCAGGTCTATGCGGCGCTCGATGCGCTGATGATCGAGCCGGATATGTTCACGCCGGAGACCGGCCAATATCTCGGCCTTTACGATGTCGCGAGGCAGTTGGAGGCCGCTCACACCGATGATGCGCTGCGCGAGGTGGTCGCCAGCCTGTGGGCGCTTGCCGTCACCATCGAGGATGGCAACATCACCGATGTCGATAAGGCCTTGCGTGCCGCGCAGGACGCGCTCAAGCAAGCGCTGGAACGCGGCGCCAGCGACGAGGAGATCAAAAAGCTCACCCAGGACCTGCGTGCGGCGCTGGATAATTTCATGCGCCAGCTCGCCGAACAGATGCGCAACAATCCGCAAGCCTTGGCGCGGCCGCTCGATCCCAATACAAGGGTGATGCGCCAGCAGGATCTCAACAACATGATCGAGCGCATGGAGCGGCTGTCACGCTCCGGCGACAAGGACGCTGCCAAGCAATTGCTCGAGCAATTGCAGGAGATGCTGGAAAACCTGCAGATGGCGCAGCCCGGCCAGTCCGGCGACGGCGACATGGAGCAGGCGCTGAACGAGCTTGGCGACGTCATCCGCAAGCAGCAGCAGTTGCGGGACAAGACCTTCAAGCAAGGTCAGGATTCCAGGCGCGATCGCCTGCGCGGCAAGCAGGACGACCAGAACATGGGCGATCTGCAGCAGGATCAGCAGGGCCTGCGCGACCGTCTGAAGAAATTGCAGCAGGAGCTTGCCAAGCGCGGCATGGGTCAGGGCCAGCGCGGCCAGAAGGGCGAACAGGGCCAGCAGGGTGAGGATGGCGACCAGCAGCAAGGCGATGGCGCTGACAGCCTCGGCGATGCCGACAACGCGATGGGCGATGCCGGCGGCAAGCTTGGCGAGGGCAACGCCGATGGCGCCGTGGACTCGCAAGGCAAGGCGCTGGACGCGATGCGCAAGGGTGCCCAGAGCCTGGCAGACGCGATGCAGCCGGGCGATGGCGACGGACAGGGCGACGGCCCCGGCAATCGCACAGGGCGGCAGCAGAGCAGCGGCAATACCACTGACCCGCTTGGACGGCCGCTGCGCACCCACGAAAGCGACGATCTCACGGTGAAGATCCCGGGCGAAATCGATGTCCAGCGCGCGCGCCGGATTCTGGAAGAACTCCGCCGCCGGCTTGCCGATCCGGCCCGGCCTCAGATTGAGCTCGATTACCTCGAGCGGCTGCTAAAGGACTATTAG
- a CDS encoding NAD(P)-dependent oxidoreductase codes for MDIGFIGLGKMGFPMARRLIEARHQLVVFDTRKEVVDKLVALGAQAASSPKEMADRVETVFASLPSLQASLDVATGNNGVIEGKRIKRFVDLSTVGSHMAVRIHDLLAKRNIVQLDSPVSGGVGGAEKGTLAVMVSGPRADFETVKPALDVIGKVFFIGEKPGSAQTMKLANNLLSATAVVATSEAVTMGVKSGLDPSVMIDVINAGSGMNTASRDKFPRAILPRTFDFGFATGLMVKDVRLCLEEAKALGMSMEVAEAVGRLWEVVIREMGAESDFTSAIKPIEKAAGVVVGGKGAHAAR; via the coding sequence ATGGATATCGGATTCATCGGCCTGGGGAAGATGGGTTTCCCAATGGCCCGACGTTTGATCGAGGCCAGGCATCAGCTGGTGGTGTTCGATACGCGCAAGGAGGTCGTCGACAAACTGGTGGCGCTCGGCGCGCAGGCGGCATCGTCACCAAAGGAAATGGCCGACCGCGTCGAAACCGTGTTCGCCAGCCTGCCGTCGCTACAGGCCTCGCTCGATGTCGCCACCGGCAACAACGGCGTGATCGAGGGCAAACGCATCAAGCGCTTTGTCGATCTCTCCACCGTCGGCTCGCACATGGCAGTGCGGATCCACGACCTGCTGGCAAAACGCAACATCGTGCAGCTCGACAGCCCCGTCAGCGGTGGCGTCGGCGGCGCCGAAAAGGGAACGCTCGCCGTCATGGTGTCGGGTCCCCGCGCTGATTTCGAGACGGTAAAGCCGGCGCTCGATGTCATCGGCAAGGTGTTCTTCATTGGCGAGAAGCCAGGCTCGGCCCAGACCATGAAGCTTGCGAATAATCTGCTGTCCGCCACCGCTGTCGTCGCAACGTCGGAAGCCGTCACCATGGGCGTCAAATCGGGCCTCGATCCAAGCGTGATGATCGACGTCATCAACGCGGGGTCGGGCATGAACACGGCGAGCCGCGACAAGTTTCCGCGCGCGATCCTGCCGCGCACCTTCGATTTCGGTTTTGCGACGGGGCTGATGGTCAAGGACGTGCGGCTCTGCCTTGAAGAGGCCAAGGCGCTGGGGATGTCGATGGAAGTTGCCGAAGCGGTCGGGCGGCTGTGGGAAGTGGTGATCCGCGAAATGGGCGCGGAGTCCGATTTTACATCCGCGATCAAGCCAATCGAAAAGGCGGCAGGTGTCGTGGTGGGTGGAAAGGGCGCTCACGCAGCCAGATAA
- the lysA gene encoding diaminopimelate decarboxylase, producing the protein MNHFDYRSGVLHAEAVNLSALADAVGTPFYCYSTATLERHYRVFTEAFAGEKALVCYAMKANSNQSVLRTLAKLGAGADVVSGGELRRALAAGIPPQKILFSGVGKTETELRAALSADILCINIESEPELELLSRLAVESGKTARISVRVNPDVDAGTHAKISTGKSENKFGIPLTRARAVYARAAKLPGIEVTGADMHIGSQITDLGPMEAAFRILAEFVQTLRADGHTIHHIDFGGGLGIPYYMDREAPPAPDAYAAMVKRVTHNLGCTLMFEPGRMIVGNAGILVSRVIYVKHGEAKNFVIIDAAMNDLIRPTLYEAHHDILPVREPAKGTPRIVADVVGPVCESGDYLALDRSMVEPKAGDLVAIMTAGAYGAVQSGTYNTRALVPEVLVKDDQYAVVRPRVEIDALIAMDQPAPWL; encoded by the coding sequence ATGAATCACTTCGACTATCGCAGCGGTGTGCTTCATGCCGAGGCGGTGAATCTTTCCGCGCTGGCCGATGCGGTCGGCACACCGTTTTATTGCTATTCGACCGCGACGCTGGAGCGTCACTACCGGGTCTTCACCGAAGCCTTCGCCGGAGAGAAGGCGCTGGTGTGCTACGCCATGAAGGCCAATTCCAATCAGTCGGTACTGCGAACGCTGGCGAAGCTCGGCGCCGGCGCGGATGTCGTTTCCGGCGGCGAATTGCGGCGTGCGCTCGCCGCCGGCATTCCACCGCAAAAGATATTGTTCTCGGGCGTCGGCAAGACCGAGACCGAGCTGCGCGCGGCGCTATCAGCGGATATTCTGTGCATCAACATCGAATCCGAGCCCGAACTCGAATTATTGTCGCGGCTCGCCGTCGAGAGTGGCAAGACCGCGCGCATCTCGGTGCGGGTCAATCCCGACGTCGACGCCGGCACCCACGCCAAGATTTCGACCGGTAAATCGGAAAACAAGTTCGGCATTCCGCTGACGCGCGCGCGGGCGGTCTATGCCCGCGCGGCGAAGCTGCCGGGGATCGAGGTCACCGGCGCCGACATGCATATCGGCAGCCAGATCACCGATCTCGGGCCGATGGAAGCGGCCTTCAGGATTCTGGCCGAATTCGTCCAGACGCTGCGCGCCGACGGTCACACGATCCACCACATCGATTTCGGCGGCGGTCTCGGCATCCCCTATTACATGGATCGCGAAGCGCCGCCGGCACCTGATGCCTATGCCGCGATGGTCAAGCGGGTAACGCATAATCTCGGCTGCACGCTGATGTTCGAGCCGGGACGAATGATCGTCGGCAACGCCGGCATCCTCGTCAGCCGCGTGATTTATGTGAAGCACGGCGAGGCCAAGAATTTCGTCATCATCGATGCGGCGATGAACGACCTGATCCGCCCGACGCTCTACGAGGCGCATCACGACATTCTGCCGGTGCGCGAACCCGCCAAGGGCACGCCTCGGATCGTGGCCGACGTGGTCGGGCCGGTTTGCGAAAGCGGCGATTACCTCGCGCTCGACCGCAGCATGGTTGAACCCAAGGCCGGCGATCTCGTCGCGATCATGACGGCCGGCGCCTACGGCGCGGTGCAGTCCGGCACCTACAACACCCGCGCGTTGGTTCCTGAAGTGCTGGTCAAGGACGATCAATACGCCGTGGTGCGGCCTCGCGTCGAAATCGATGCCTTGATTGCGATGGACCAGCCCGCGCCGTGGCTATGA
- the lptM gene encoding LPS translocon maturation chaperone LptM — MNRISSPLSPRWAIVLLAAAVLTLAGCGRKGPLDLPPTGSQPPAAGSTGSQSSAAAPTDTAAEQASTPSVFNPSYGTDAPPVAPKGAKKSFILDPLLDN, encoded by the coding sequence GTGAATCGTATTTCTAGCCCTTTGTCGCCGAGATGGGCCATCGTCCTGCTTGCCGCCGCCGTACTGACGCTGGCGGGGTGTGGACGTAAAGGTCCACTCGACCTGCCGCCGACCGGATCGCAGCCGCCCGCGGCGGGCTCGACCGGATCGCAATCGTCCGCCGCGGCGCCGACCGATACGGCGGCCGAGCAGGCCAGTACGCCAAGCGTATTCAATCCGTCCTACGGAACCGATGCGCCGCCGGTCGCTCCGAAAGGCGCCAAGAAGTCATTCATTCTTGATCCGCTCCTGGATAACTGA
- the argH gene encoding argininosuccinate lyase, protein MSNKMWGGRFTERPDAIMEEINVSIDVDRHLYAQDIAASKAHAAMLAAQGIITANDAKNIGKGLDTILSEIDKGSFDFKRALEDIHMNVESRLGELIGPASGRLHTARSRNDQVATDFRLYVRDTIDETDAALAAFQYALVERAIEHAATVMPGFTHLQTAQPVTFGHHLLAYVEMASRDRGRFADARKRLNESPLGAAALAGTSFPIDRNATAKALGFDRPMANSLDAVSDRDFVLETLAAAAIASVHLSRFAEEIVIWTSPLVGLVRLSDKFTTGSSIMPQKRNPDAAELVRAKTGRVIGALTALLIVMKGLPLAYQKDMQEDKQGAMEAFGALSLAIRAMTGMVADLAPDEARMKLAAGEGYATATDLADWLVRTLKMPFRDAHHVTGRIVAKASKGGIALHELSLQDMQEIEPRITRDALAVLSVEASVKSRTSYGGTAPRNVLAQAKAWLKRLEKERKLG, encoded by the coding sequence ATGAGCAACAAGATGTGGGGCGGCCGGTTCACCGAGCGTCCTGATGCGATCATGGAGGAAATCAACGTCTCCATCGACGTCGATCGTCACCTGTATGCCCAGGACATTGCCGCGTCCAAGGCCCACGCTGCGATGCTCGCGGCGCAAGGCATTATTACCGCGAACGATGCGAAAAATATCGGCAAGGGTCTAGACACGATTTTGTCAGAAATCGACAAGGGATCGTTCGATTTCAAGCGCGCGCTGGAGGACATTCACATGAATGTCGAGAGCCGGCTGGGCGAGTTGATCGGGCCCGCTTCGGGCCGCTTGCATACCGCGCGTTCGCGCAACGATCAGGTCGCGACCGATTTCAGGCTTTATGTCCGCGACACCATCGACGAGACGGACGCGGCGCTGGCCGCGTTCCAGTACGCCCTGGTGGAGCGCGCGATCGAACATGCGGCCACGGTCATGCCGGGTTTTACCCATCTGCAGACCGCGCAGCCGGTGACGTTCGGGCATCATCTTCTGGCCTATGTCGAGATGGCGTCGCGCGATCGCGGCCGCTTTGCCGACGCCCGCAAGCGTTTGAACGAATCGCCGCTCGGCGCTGCGGCGCTGGCCGGCACTTCGTTCCCGATCGATCGCAACGCCACTGCGAAAGCGCTCGGCTTCGACCGGCCGATGGCCAATTCGCTGGACGCGGTCTCCGACCGCGACTTCGTGCTCGAAACGCTGGCAGCGGCGGCGATCGCATCGGTGCATCTGTCGCGCTTCGCCGAGGAAATCGTGATCTGGACCTCGCCGCTGGTAGGACTGGTGCGGCTGAGCGACAAATTCACCACCGGCTCCTCGATCATGCCGCAGAAGCGCAATCCCGATGCCGCTGAGTTGGTCCGCGCCAAGACCGGCCGGGTGATCGGCGCGCTGACGGCGCTGTTGATCGTGATGAAGGGTCTTCCGCTCGCCTATCAAAAGGACATGCAGGAGGACAAGCAGGGAGCGATGGAAGCATTCGGCGCGCTCTCGCTGGCGATCCGGGCGATGACCGGAATGGTTGCCGATCTTGCGCCCGACGAGGCGCGAATGAAGCTTGCAGCCGGCGAGGGCTACGCGACCGCGACCGACCTCGCCGACTGGCTGGTGCGGACGCTGAAAATGCCGTTCCGCGACGCCCATCACGTCACCGGCCGTATCGTCGCCAAGGCATCCAAGGGTGGAATCGCGCTGCATGAACTGTCGCTGCAGGACATGCAGGAGATCGAACCCAGAATCACCAGGGACGCGCTGGCAGTGCTGTCGGTCGAGGCATCCGTGAAGAGCCGCACCAGCTATGGCGGAACCGCGCCCAGGAATGTGCTGGCTCAAGCCAAGGCGTGGCTCAAGCGGCTGGAAAAAGAGCGAAAATTGGGCTGA
- the tlpA gene encoding thiol:disulfide interchange protein TlpA translates to MPETPLPRPAVTRRIPFAIGAVLIGAAIGFAGVYGIGGLRRDAAGDPACRPAVALSRKLAPLAHGEVAALTMATTPLKLPDLAFEDGDGKPRKLSDWRGRTVLVNLWATWCVPCRREMPALDSLQTKLGGPDFEVVAVNIDTRDPEKPRNFLKDANLTRLSYFTDEKAKVFQDLKSIGRALGMPTSVLVDGQGCEIATIAGPADWSSDDAVKLISAAIKPAAAGL, encoded by the coding sequence ATGCCCGAAACACCCTTGCCCCGCCCGGCCGTTACGCGCCGGATTCCGTTCGCGATCGGGGCCGTGCTGATCGGAGCAGCGATCGGATTTGCCGGGGTATACGGGATCGGCGGCTTGAGGCGCGACGCGGCTGGCGATCCCGCCTGCCGCCCGGCCGTCGCGCTCTCGCGCAAACTGGCGCCGCTGGCGCATGGCGAGGTCGCGGCGCTGACCATGGCGACAACCCCGCTAAAACTGCCGGACCTTGCCTTCGAGGATGGCGACGGCAAGCCCAGGAAGCTTTCGGACTGGCGCGGGCGCACCGTGCTGGTGAACCTGTGGGCGACCTGGTGCGTCCCCTGCCGCCGCGAGATGCCCGCGCTCGACAGCCTGCAAACCAAGCTCGGCGGACCTGACTTCGAGGTGGTCGCCGTCAACATCGATACCCGCGACCCCGAAAAGCCCAGGAACTTCCTGAAAGACGCCAATCTGACCCGGCTCAGCTATTTCACGGATGAAAAGGCCAAGGTCTTTCAGGACCTTAAGAGCATAGGTCGGGCCTTGGGGATGCCGACCTCGGTGCTGGTGGATGGCCAGGGTTGCGAGATCGCGACCATTGCCGGTCCCGCGGATTGGTCCAGCGACGACGCCGTGAAGCTGATCTCGGCAGCGATAAAACCGGCAGCGGCAGGACTTTAG
- a CDS encoding putative motility protein, with protein MDMSLVAAALALQAGNTQTQIATSVMKSNLDAEKSSVETILGIPSAPSTANLGPGIGSNLNVTA; from the coding sequence ATGGATATGAGTTTGGTAGCTGCGGCGCTTGCCCTTCAGGCAGGCAATACGCAGACGCAGATTGCGACTTCGGTCATGAAATCAAACCTCGATGCGGAGAAATCCTCGGTCGAGACGATCTTGGGGATCCCGTCCGCGCCATCGACGGCCAATCTTGGCCCGGGCATCGGCAGCAATCTCAATGTAACGGCCTAA
- a CDS encoding LysR family transcriptional regulator: protein MKTLDVEAVQAFVLVADLNSFTRAAEAMDSTQSAISLKIKRLEDGLGRRLIERTPRLVRLSAEGNTFLSAARNLVAAHQSAITSFAVEHRRLTVGISHHIVGAELTGLLKRMNGTDPALVVELRIDASRDVLEAFDAGELDAAIVLRHDAKRRDGDVLFIEEFGWMAAPDFNHEPGQPLRLATQAEPCSVRAMAIGALDAAGVSWTEVFVGGGVATIGAAISAGLAVAALARRVAPAGTVDLGPRLGLPRLPAREVILHSRVSDSRGRGALRALGAAFKATAG, encoded by the coding sequence ATGAAAACGCTCGATGTCGAGGCCGTTCAGGCGTTCGTCCTGGTGGCCGATCTCAACAGCTTCACGCGCGCGGCCGAGGCAATGGACAGCACCCAGTCCGCGATAAGCCTGAAGATCAAACGCCTGGAAGATGGTCTCGGCCGCCGCCTGATCGAGCGGACGCCGCGGCTGGTTCGATTATCAGCGGAAGGAAACACCTTTCTCAGCGCCGCCCGGAACCTGGTCGCCGCGCATCAGTCCGCGATCACCTCCTTTGCCGTCGAGCACCGCCGGCTGACCGTCGGCATCAGCCATCACATCGTCGGAGCCGAATTGACCGGGCTGCTCAAGCGCATGAACGGCACCGATCCGGCGCTGGTGGTGGAATTGCGCATCGACGCGTCACGGGACGTGCTGGAGGCGTTCGACGCTGGCGAACTCGACGCCGCGATCGTGCTGCGGCACGACGCCAAGCGCCGCGACGGCGACGTGTTATTTATCGAGGAGTTTGGCTGGATGGCTGCGCCCGACTTCAATCATGAGCCCGGCCAGCCGTTGCGCCTTGCGACCCAGGCTGAACCCTGCAGCGTGCGGGCGATGGCGATCGGCGCGCTCGATGCCGCCGGCGTATCCTGGACCGAAGTCTTCGTTGGCGGGGGAGTAGCCACCATCGGCGCGGCGATATCCGCAGGTCTTGCCGTGGCGGCGCTGGCGCGTCGGGTGGCGCCGGCCGGCACGGTCGATCTTGGGCCACGGCTTGGCCTGCCGCGGCTACCGGCCCGCGAGGTGATTCTGCATTCGCGCGTGTCGGACTCCCGGGGGCGCGGTGCGCTGCGTGCCCTTGGCGCCGCCTTCAAGGCGACCGCGGGATAA
- a CDS encoding tautomerase family protein, which translates to MVSDIRFTTTKESNMPLTRVSLKQGKSPAYRKAILGSLYLAMRETFAVPEGDRFMTVSEHDEDGFVYGADYLGIQRSEDLVIIQITVSNTRPVEQKQQLYRRIVERLTASPGLRAEDIFINLVEVLPENWSFGLGEAQYVK; encoded by the coding sequence ATGGTTTCCGACATCCGCTTCACGACCACGAAGGAGTCGAACATGCCGCTGACCAGGGTTTCACTGAAGCAAGGCAAGTCGCCCGCGTACCGCAAGGCCATCCTGGGAAGCCTTTACCTGGCGATGCGCGAGACCTTTGCGGTTCCGGAAGGCGATCGCTTCATGACCGTCTCCGAACACGATGAAGATGGTTTCGTCTATGGCGCGGACTATCTCGGCATCCAGCGCAGCGAGGATCTGGTCATTATCCAGATAACGGTCAGCAATACCCGGCCGGTCGAGCAGAAGCAGCAGCTCTATCGCAGGATCGTCGAGCGCCTGACCGCGAGCCCTGGCCTGCGGGCGGAGGATATCTTCATCAATCTTGTCGAGGTGCTTCCGGAAAACTGGTCGTTCGGACTCGGCGAAGCACAGTACGTCAAGTAA
- a CDS encoding pyridoxal phosphate-dependent aminotransferase, whose product MPVLSPSVSQIGASPASILRRRARELREAGRDIIELSSGNLDFATPEHVVAAAHAAALRGETRYTDVDGTPELKAAVRAALQRHNHLTYAQDEVVICNGSTQALFNALLATVAQGDEVIVPAPYWAPYLDQVRLTGGTPVIVPCPQNNGFKLRPSDLRAAITARTRWLIINNPVNPSGAVYSPAELSDIAAVLLQHPDIWILADGLYEHIVFDGLHAPTLAEIEPRLKLRTLTVSGVAKAYAMMGWRIGYAAGPAALIRAMINIQSQTTSCASSISQAAAVAALSGPQDLLHERASILRTKRDLFAGILNGCAGLSCELPEGTFYLLVCCAGVIGKRATDGREIRTDRDFAAYLLEHADVAVFPGEDFGLSPYIRVSFANAPPTIEEAGRRLKRACAALQ is encoded by the coding sequence ATGCCAGTCCTTTCGCCCTCCGTCAGCCAAATCGGCGCCTCACCCGCATCGATCCTGCGCCGCCGCGCCCGCGAACTGCGCGAGGCCGGACGCGACATCATCGAGCTGTCTTCCGGTAATCTCGACTTCGCAACGCCGGAGCATGTCGTCGCAGCCGCCCACGCGGCGGCGCTGCGCGGAGAAACGCGATACACCGATGTCGACGGCACACCCGAACTGAAGGCTGCGGTGCGCGCGGCCCTGCAGCGGCACAACCATCTCACCTATGCGCAGGACGAGGTCGTGATCTGCAACGGCTCGACGCAAGCGCTGTTCAATGCGCTGCTGGCTACTGTCGCACAAGGCGACGAGGTGATCGTGCCTGCCCCGTACTGGGCGCCCTATCTCGATCAGGTGCGGTTGACGGGCGGCACGCCGGTGATCGTGCCCTGCCCGCAGAACAACGGCTTCAAACTGCGGCCGAGCGATCTGAGGGCGGCGATCACCGCGCGGACGCGCTGGCTGATCATCAACAATCCGGTCAATCCCTCCGGCGCGGTGTACTCCCCGGCAGAGCTGTCCGATATCGCCGCGGTGCTGTTGCAGCATCCGGATATCTGGATTCTCGCCGACGGCCTCTATGAGCACATCGTGTTCGATGGCCTTCATGCGCCGACGCTGGCCGAAATCGAGCCCCGCCTGAAGCTGCGGACATTGACCGTCAGCGGCGTCGCCAAGGCTTACGCGATGATGGGATGGCGCATCGGCTACGCGGCCGGCCCCGCGGCATTGATCCGCGCGATGATCAATATCCAGTCGCAGACCACCTCATGCGCATCTTCCATCAGTCAGGCCGCGGCCGTTGCCGCTCTCAGCGGACCGCAGGACCTGCTGCACGAACGCGCTTCAATCCTGCGCACGAAGCGTGATCTTTTTGCCGGGATTCTGAACGGCTGCGCGGGCCTGTCATGCGAGCTGCCGGAAGGCACGTTCTATCTGCTGGTCTGCTGCGCCGGTGTGATCGGCAAGCGCGCAACGGATGGCAGGGAAATCCGGACCGATCGCGATTTTGCGGCCTATCTGCTCGAACATGCCGACGTAGCGGTATTTCCCGGCGAGGATTTTGGGCTGTCGCCGTACATCCGTGTCAGCTTCGCCAATGCGCCACCGACCATCGAGGAGGCCGGCCGGCGATTGAAGCGCGCATGCGCCGCGCTGCAGTGA